The following nucleotide sequence is from Candidatus Micrarchaeia archaeon.
TCGAGATGATGTTTTTGAATTCTTCAAAAATATTTTCGCTCCCGCATTCGCAGATTATTTCAACGCTTCCATTTTCCATGTTCCTTACGGTGCCCGTGACGCCGAGCCGCCTCGCGATTGAGGAAACGAATGCGCGGCAGCCCACGCCCTGCACGCGCCCGTATAGGAGCATTTTAGCCGAAATCATGATAT
It contains:
- a CDS encoding acylphosphatase gives rise to the protein MISAKMLLYGRVQGVGCRAFVSSIARRLGVTGTVRNMENGSVEIICECGSENIFEEFKNIISKGNGLVEAERIEIVERKTAKNSEFKSFYIAY